A section of the Planctomycetia bacterium genome encodes:
- a CDS encoding bifunctional folylpolyglutamate synthase/dihydrofolate synthase, giving the protein MPRPRRARGDDARTQALAWLDRRINFERVPPGATGLGLDRMRRLLAAVGGPHRGLPVVHVAGTKGKGSTVAAIAAILEEAGQRVGRYLSPHVHAIEERIAVDGRPIESADLVAALEAVRPAVERLDAAAARRGGRGPTWFEVLTAAAFVHFARAKVDIAVLETGLGGRLDATNVVRPLVSVITSISLDHMAVLGPTIARIAAEKAGIIKRGRPVVSGAVHPAARRVVAATAARRRATLLQLGRDFTATPLPAQAGAGPLAAGGVEVLGPADAAPVRYRLGMTGRHQAENAALAVMAVRRLQRQGIHVPEEAIVRGLLRARLPARIEVVSRRPLVVVDAAHNLASMATLVATLQPALAAHRPRVLLFAASGDKQIEEMLAVARGAFDRVVVTRYSTNPRAATVERLVAACRAAGLPEPRVAADPPQALALARSQAGARGLVCVAGSFFLAAEVGVGRG; this is encoded by the coding sequence ATGCCACGACCGCGGAGAGCGCGGGGCGACGACGCCCGGACGCAGGCGCTCGCCTGGCTCGACCGAAGGATCAACTTCGAGCGCGTGCCTCCCGGGGCGACGGGCCTCGGCCTCGACCGGATGCGCCGGCTCCTCGCCGCCGTCGGCGGCCCGCACCGTGGCCTGCCGGTGGTCCACGTGGCCGGCACGAAGGGCAAGGGGTCCACGGTCGCCGCGATCGCCGCGATCCTCGAGGAGGCCGGGCAGCGGGTCGGCCGCTACCTCTCGCCGCACGTGCACGCCATCGAGGAACGGATCGCAGTCGACGGTCGGCCGATCGAGTCCGCCGATCTCGTTGCCGCGCTGGAGGCGGTGCGGCCGGCCGTCGAACGGCTCGACGCCGCCGCGGCGCGGCGCGGGGGCCGCGGTCCGACCTGGTTCGAGGTCCTGACCGCCGCGGCCTTCGTGCACTTCGCCCGCGCCAAGGTCGACATCGCCGTGCTCGAGACCGGGCTCGGTGGCAGGCTCGACGCCACCAACGTCGTCCGGCCGCTCGTGTCGGTGATCACGAGCATCAGCCTCGACCACATGGCGGTGCTCGGCCCCACGATCGCGCGGATCGCCGCCGAGAAGGCGGGCATCATCAAGCGCGGCCGGCCGGTGGTGTCCGGCGCGGTGCACCCCGCCGCCCGGCGCGTCGTCGCCGCCACGGCGGCGCGGCGCCGGGCGACGCTCCTCCAACTCGGCCGCGACTTCACGGCGACGCCGCTCCCGGCGCAGGCCGGTGCCGGGCCGCTGGCCGCCGGCGGCGTCGAGGTGCTTGGGCCGGCCGACGCGGCGCCGGTTCGTTACCGGCTGGGCATGACGGGCCGCCACCAGGCGGAGAACGCGGCGCTGGCGGTGATGGCGGTCCGCCGGCTGCAACGGCAGGGGATTCACGTTCCCGAGGAGGCGATCGTGCGCGGCCTGCTCCGAGCCCGGCTCCCGGCCCGGATCGAGGTCGTCTCGCGCCGCCCGCTCGTCGTCGTCGACGCCGCCCACAACCTGGCCTCGATGGCGACCCTCGTTGCGACGCTGCAGCCGGCGCTGGCCGCACACCGTCCGCGGGTGCTGCTCTTCGCCGCCAGCGGCGACAAGCAGATCGAGGAGATGCTGGCCGTTGCGCGGGGTGCGTTCGATCGCGTGGTTGTCACGCGTTACTCCACCAACCCCAGGGCCGCCACGGTGGAACGGCTCGTCGCCGCCTGCCGCGCCGCGGGGCTGCCCGAGCCGCGGGTCGCCGCCGACCCGCCGCAGGCCCTGGCTCTCGCCCGCTCACAGGCCGGCGCCCGCGGCCTCGTCTGCGTGGCCGGGAGTTTTTTTCTCGCCGCCGAGGTCGGCGTCGGTCGCGGCTGA